A window of the Alnus glutinosa chromosome 4, dhAlnGlut1.1, whole genome shotgun sequence genome harbors these coding sequences:
- the LOC133866861 gene encoding uncharacterized protein LOC133866861: protein MVRLISEHGSHQFGSVPLAIGLLISVAAMVALCAKHSRRSSAISTKSPLASPKKLVTTISNQANPITYKKKGGDESEADIGARVLPEGGFGEGGLWQKGILMGERCRPPEFSGVIHYDSSGNKLSEPPPRSPRASPLPSFLFPEAKGAN from the coding sequence ATGGTACGTCTAATTTCTGAACATGGCAGCCACCAGTTTGGCTCGGTGCCCCTAGCAATCGGCTTGCTTATCTCGGTTGCGGCTATGGTGGCTTTGTGTGCCAAACATTCGCGCCGTTCTTCAGCAATTTCAACTAAGTCACCTCTGGCGTCCCCCAAGAAGCTCGTGACAACTATCAGTAACCAGGCAAATCCAATCACGTACAAGAAAAAAGGTGGTGATGAATCTGAAGCTGATATTGGTGCTCGAGTACTACCGGAGGGAGGCTTTGGAGAAGGTGGCTTGTGGCAGAAAGGGATCTTGATGGGTGAGAGATGCCGGCCACCGGAGTTTTCTGGAGTTATTCATTACGATAGTTCTGGGAACAAGCTTTCTGAGCCGCCGCCAAGGTCGCCAAGGGCCAGTCCCTTGCCAAGTTTCTTGTTTCCTGAGGCTAAAGGTGCAAACTAG
- the LOC133866984 gene encoding CLAVATA3/ESR (CLE)-related protein 12-like translates to MALKVSQMVIFILLWLSLLLLLFHEFHNLKSKINNKQIPTTTTTTISYSPLSRHPLISRKVLASKFDFTPFVKHHQPHTGTHHRKPSPNAHVQPEPAESEIDPRYGVEKRRVPTGPNPLHH, encoded by the coding sequence atgGCCTTGAAAGTATCTCAAATGGttattttcattcttctttggctctcTCTCCTCTTGCTATTGTTTCATGAATTCCACAATCTCAAGTCCAAGATCAATAACAAACAAatccccaccaccaccaccaccaccataagCTATTCACCGCTCTCTCGCCACCCTTTGATCAGCAGAAAAGTTCTAGCCAGCAAATTTGACTTCACCCCATTTGTAAAACACCACCAACCACACACCGGTACCCACCACCGGAAACCTTCACCAAACGCGCATGTGCAGCCCGAGCCGGCTGAAAGCGAGATTGATCCGCGTTATGGTGTTGAAAAGCGCCGTGTTCCCACTGGTCCAAACCCGTTGCACCATTGA